In Raphanus sativus cultivar WK10039 chromosome 5, ASM80110v3, whole genome shotgun sequence, the following proteins share a genomic window:
- the LOC108805123 gene encoding uncharacterized protein LOC108805123 — MRGALCRNASLHARRLLLPPRITTTHHPSSSSINAPFLAQIATPLFPRLFSSESSSSGDNPPPPPPESSSPIESPNKKDLAVEDVGNKELKARIEKYFNEGNEDALPGIIEALLQRRLVDKHADTDDEVMDALQNQPFKDDVKDEDFESDFEEAHSTDDELEDLYNSPEYVKKKMQKNEFFNMDEKKWDAIVRDGIRHGILKDTKECEEILEDMLHWDKLLPDDLKKKVEAKFNELGDMCESGEITPEAAFELFKEFEDEMVIQYGNEMEAAGPPKFDETDPSYRNTNLDDPPGEGPILRWQSRIVFAPGGDAWHPKNRKVKLSVTVKELGLSKHQARRLRELVGKRYDSGKDELTITSERFEHREENRKDCLRTLYGLIEEAAKANKIAEDIRTAYVKQRLQANPAFMQKLQAKIMRSKESNPINA; from the exons ATGAGAGGAGCTCTCTGCAGAAACGCCTCTCTCCACGCTCGCAGACTTCTCCTTCCCCCTCGTATCACCACCACTCATcatccctcctcctcctccatcaatGCTCCCTTCCTCGCTCAGATCGCCACCCCCCTTTTCCCCAGATTATTCTCCTCCGAATCATCCTCCTCCGGCGATAaccctcctccacctcctccggAGTCTTCTTCTCCGATCGAATCCCCCAACAAGAAAGATCTCGCTGTAGAAGACGTAGGAAACAAAG AGCTGAAAGCGCGTATAGAGAAGTACTTCAACGAAGGAAACGAAGACGCGTTACCCGGAATCATCGAAGCTCTTCTCCAGAGAAGGCTCGTCGACAAGCACGCCGACACGGACGACGAAGTCATGGACGCTCTCCAGAACCAGCCATTCAAAGACGACGTGAAAGACGAAGACTTTGAATCTGATTTCGAGGAAGCTCACTCTACTGACGACGAGCTCGAGGATCTGTATAATTCGCCCGAgtatgtgaagaagaagatgcagaaGAATGAGTTCTTTAACATGGACGAGAAGAAGTGGGATGCCATTGTTAGAGATGGGATAAGGCATGGGATTTTGAAGGATACTAAGGAGTGTGAGGAGATTCTTGAGGATATGCTTCATTGGGACAAACTTCTTCCTG ATGACTTGAAGAAGAAAGTTGAAGCTAAGTTTAATGAACTCGGTGACATGTGTGAGAGTGGTGAAATCACCCCTGAGGCAGCTTTTGAGCTGTTTAAGGAATTCGAAGATGAGATGGTGATTCAATATGGGAATGAAATGGAAGCTGCTGGACCTCCCAAGTTTGATGAAACAGATCCTTCCTATAGGAACACAAACTTGGATGACCCTCCCGGTGAAGGCCCAATCCTAAGGTGGCAATCGAGGATTGTTTTTGCTCCTGGAGGAGATGCTTGGCATCCAAAGAACAGGAAAGTTAAACTGTCTGTTACAGTTAAAGAGCTTGGACTCTCTAAGCATCAGGCTCGTAGGCTAAGGGAGCTCGTGGGGAAAAGATATGATTCAGGGAAAGACGAGCTTACAATCACAAGCGAGAG GTTTGAACATCGAGAGGAAAACAGGAAAGACTGCTTGAGGACGCTTTACGGGTTGATAGAGGAAGCTGCGAAGGCTAACAAGATCGCAGAGGACATAAGAACTGCTTATGTTAAACAGAGGCTCCAAGCTAATCCAGCTTTTATGCAGAAACTACAAGCCAAGATCATGAGGTCTAAAGAATCAAATCCCATCAACGCATGA
- the LOC108805125 gene encoding uncharacterized protein LOC108805125, translated as MARHLGDVMNMATTTHFDVSYFFHVMFLALFSCCILSALLLSCKPPLLSCADGASDNKATSGNTSAAGDCGGAGCGGGCGD; from the exons ATGGCGAGGCATTTAGGAGATGTAATGAACATGGCGACAACAACACATTTCGATGTTAGTTACTTTTTTCATGTTATGTTCTTGGCTCTATTCAGCTGTTGTATCCTCTCGGCTCTGTTACTCTCATGCA AACCGCCTCTGCTCTCATGCGCTGACGGAGCATCCGACAACAAAGCCACTTCCGGCAATACTTCTGCTGCTGGAGATTGTGGTGGTGCCGGTTGTGGCGGTGGCTGTGGAgactaa
- the LOC108860778 gene encoding L-Ala-D/L-amino acid epimerase — translation MFSIATSSSSPLINSTFNSHIASGFKTLTENFTVKKVHKAESRELNVPLLSPFTIASSRLDSVGNVAIRIELNSTAGGCVGWGEAPILPSVTAEDQPTAMAKAKEACELLRELPEMKLAHVLEEIGGILPGHRFASVRAGMEMAMIDAAAKSVGVPLWKLFGGASNTITTDITIPIVSPAEASNLAAKYRGEGFKTLKLKVGKNLKADIEVLQAIREVHPTCSFILDANEGYKTEEAVEVLEKLHEMEVTPVLFEQPVHRDDWEGLRHVTRVAKERFGVSVAADESCRDLTDLKKIIKDDVVDVVNIKLAKSGILEALDMIELARSSGIELMIGGMVETRLAMGFSGHLAAGIGCFRFIDLDTPLLLAGDPVQGGYKASGAVYEFTDEGGHGGYLQ, via the exons atgttttcgatcgcaacttcttcttcttccccactCATCAATTCAACCTTCAATTCTCACATTGCATCTGGGTTCAAAACCCTCACGGAGAATTTCACTGTAAAGAAGGTTCACAAAGCAGAGAGCCGCGAACTCAACGTCCCCCTCCTCTCCCCCTTCACCATCGCTTCCTCACGCCTCGACTCCGTCGGAAACGTCGCGATCCGGATCGAGCTCAACAGCACCGCCGGCGGATGCGTCGGCTGGGGAGAAGCTCCGATCTTACCTTCAGTAACGGCGGAGGATCAGCCCACAGCCATGGCTAAAGCCAAGGAGGCCTGCGAGCTTCTCAGAGAGTTGCCGGAGATGAAGCTAGCTCACGTTCTTGAGGAGATCGGAGGGATTCTACCTGGGCATCGATTTGCGTCT GTAAGAGCTGGGATGGAGATGGCTATGATTGATGCTGCTGCTAAGAGCGTTGGAGTTCCCTTGTGGAAACTCTTTGGTGGGGCTTCGAATACAATCACCACCGATATTACA ATTCCGATAGTTTCTCCAGCTGAAGCTTCGAACTTGGCTGCAAAGTACAGAGGAGAAGGGTTTAAGACGTTGAAGCTTAAGGTTGGGAAGAATCTTAAGGCTGATATAGAAGTTCTTCAGGCTATACGTGAAGTCCACCCTACTTGTTCCTTTATTTTGGATGCAAACGAGGGTTATAAAACAGAGGAAGCTGTTGAAGTTCTTGAAAAACTTCAtg aAATGGAGGTTACACCGGTTCTCTTTGAACAGCCAGTTCACAGAGACGATTGGGAAGGTCTCAGGCATGTGACTCGAGTTGCAAAGGAGAGGTTTGGAGTGTCGGTTGCAGCAGACGAGAGTTGTAGAGACTTGACTGATCTCAAGAAAATCATTAAAGATGATGTGGTGGATGTTGTTAACATCAAACTCGCCAAATCCGGTATCCTCGAGGCCCTGGATATGATTGAGTTGGCTAGATCATCTGGAATTGAGCTTATGATAGGGGGAATGGTGGAGACTAGACTGGCAATGGGGTTCTCCGGTCACCTTGCTGCTGGCATTGGATGTTTCAG ATTCATCGACTTGGACACTCCACTTCTTCTAGCTGGTGATCCTGTTCAAGGTGGCTACAAAG CATCGGGTGCTGTCTATGAGTTTACTGATGAAGGCGGTCATGGAGGATATCTTCAGTGA
- the LOC108860780 gene encoding non-specific lipid-transfer protein 2: MVMIKASWVSLFAIAAVLLVILVPAAEAVTCSPMQLSPCAQAITSSSPPSALCCAKLKEQKPCLCGYMRNPSLRRFVSSPNARKVSNRCKLPIPRC, translated from the coding sequence atggtGATGATCAAGGCTTCATGGGTGTCCCTTTTCGCCATCGCCGCGGTTCTCCTAGTGATCCTAGTCCCAGCTGCAGAAGCGGTGACGTGTTCGCCAATGCAGCTGAGCCCATGTGCCCAGGCGATAACGTCGTCTTCTCCACCGTCAGCGTTGTGCTGCGCGAAGCTGAAGGAGCAGAAGCCATGCCTATGTGGGTACATGAGAAACCCTAGCCTCCGTCGCTTCGTCAGCTCTCCCAACGCTCGTAAAGTCTCTAACCGCTGCAAGCTCCCCATCCCAAGGTGTTGA
- the LOC108860779 gene encoding AP-3 complex subunit delta — protein sequence MASSNSLMDSLFQRSLEDLIKGLRLGESTFVSKSLDEIRREIKLTDPSTKSVALQKLSYLAALHGVDMAWAAFHAVEVVSSSRFAHKRIGYHAIAQSFSDQTPVLLLITNQLRKDLSSSNEHEVSLALECLARIGTDDLARDLTSEVFTLLGSSKALVRKKAIGVVLRVFDKYPDAVKVCFKRLVENLESSDPQILSAVVGVFCELTSKDPRSYLPLAPEFYKILVDSRNNWVLIKILKIFAKLASIEPRLAKKVADPVCEHMRKNNVGKSLLFECIRTVFSSLSDQETALKLAVAKIKEFLVDDDPNLKYLGLHALSIVAPKHLWAVLENKEAVVKAMSDEDPNVKLEALHLLMAMVNEDNVTEISRILMNYALKSDPLFCNEIIGSILVACSRNSYEIIVDFDWYLSLLGEMARVPHCQRGKEIEHQLVDIGTRVKDARLELVRVSRALLIDPALLGNQFLHHILSAAAWASGEYVEFSKSPYEIAEALLQPCTCLLPPSIRAIYIHSAFKVLVFSVGAYFSAQEPTSSLLAQESTSSGSSVVNGFTYDSISSLVSMIELGLCSLSGTIDVEVQERTKNVLGFIGMIKHEIAEKPTSQDSETEAHRAMAFMEDVFSEELGPVSSTAQEKVPLPKGLELTENLEDLQEICREVLEPVAESNSSSFHTSDKVSFSVAKLTIRDQEEASSSLPPPPESASLLAEHRKRHGLYYLSSQKSDNHNDGDGNDNNTSNEYPPANEISVDSFKPKKKISKPRPVVVKLDEGDDPKTKPDASSSNDEPLSRAIQTALMGKGKGKESVKDNHDINVDTENIGQSSRREKKKKKNGERSSKRSSRRRRDQEASVTKPVEVPDLLL from the coding sequence ATGGCGTCTTCAAACTCCCTCATGGACAGCTTGTTCCAGCGCAGCCTCGAGGATCTGATCAAAGGCCTACGCCTCGGAGAATCCACCTTCGTCTCCAAATCCCTAGACGAAATCCGCCGCGAGATCAAGCTGACGGATCCCTCCACCAAATCCGTCGCCCTCCAGAAACTCTCCTACCTCGCCGCGCTCCACGGCGTCGACATGGCCTGGGCGGCTTTCCACGCCGTGGAGGTCGTCTCCTCTTCCCGGTTCGCGCACAAGAGGATCGGTTACCACGCCATCGCTCAGTCGTTCAGCGATCAGACGCCGGTCCTGCTTCTGATCACGAACCAGCTCAGGAAGGATCTGAGCAGCTCGAACGAGCACGAGGTGAGTCTCGCTCTCGAGTGTTTGGCTAGGATCGGGACTGATGACCTAGCTAGGGATTTGACCTCTGAGGTGTTCACGCTGTTAGGGAGTAGTAAGGCTTTGGTTAGGAAGAAAGCTATCGGTGTGGTTTTGAGAGTTTTCGATAAGTATCCTGATGCTGTTAAGGTGTGTTTCAAGCGTCTCGTTGAGAATCTTGAGAGCTCTGATCCTCAGATTCTGTCAGCTGTGGTTGGTGTGTTCTGTGAACTCACTTCAAAGGATCCAAGATCTTATCTTCCCTTAGCTCCTGAGTTTTACAAGATTCTTGTTGATTCGAGGAACAATTGGGTTCTGATCAAGATTCTCAAGATTTTTGCTAAGTTGGCTTCGATTGAGCCTAGGTTGGCTAAGAAGGTGGCGGATCCGGTCTGTGAACATATGAGGAAGAATAACGTGGGGAAGTCTTTGTTGTTTGAGTGTATTAGAACCGTGTTTAGTAGCTTGAGTGATCAGGAAACAGCTTTGAAGCTTGCGGTTGCTAAGATTAAGGAGTTTCTTGTGGATGATGATCCGAATCTCAAGTATCTTGGTCTTCATGCCTTGTCGATTGTTGCTCCAAAGCATCTGTGGGCTGTTTTGGAGAACAAAGAAGCTGTTGTGAAGGCTATGAGCGATGAGGATCCGAATGTTAAACTCGAGGCGTTGCATCTTTTGATGGCTATGGTGAATGAAGATAACGTGACGGAGATCTCTCGGATTCTGATGAACTATGCGCTGAAGTCTGACCCTTTGTTCTGCAACGAGATTATTGGCTCTATTCTAGTGGCATGCTCGAGGAACTCTTATGAGATCATAGTTGACTTCGATTGGTACTTGTCTCTTCTCGGTGAGATGGCTAGAGTCCCACATTGCCAAAGAGGGAAAGAAATTGAGCATCAGTTAGTTGATATTGGTACGAGGGTCAAAGATGCTAGACTGGAGCTAGTTCGGGTTTCTAGAGCCCTGCTTATCGATCCTGCATTGCTTGGTAATCAGTTCTTGCACCATATATTGTCGGCAGCTGCTTGGGCTTCAGGGGAATACGTCGAGTTCTCTAAGTCCCCTTATGAGATTGCAGAGGCGCTTCTGCAGCCATGTACTTGTCTCTTACCCCCTTCCATTCGAGCAATCTACATACATTCAGCTTTCAAGGTTCTTGTCTTCAGTGTCGGGGCATACTTCTCAGCGCAGGAGCCCACTTCCTCGCTCTTGGCTCAGGAATCTACTAGCTCTGGCTCTTCAGTGGTGAATGGTTTCACATACGACTCCATCTCGAGTCTGGTGAGTATGATTGAGTTGGGATTGTGCTCGTTATCCGGTACCATTGACGTGGAAGTGCAGGAGAGAACTAAGAACGTTCTAGGATTCATCGGTATGATAAAGCATGAAATAGCAGAGAAACCAACCTCGCAAGACAGTGAAACAGAAGCTCATAGAGCCATGGCATTCATGGAAGATGTCTTCTCAGAAGAGCTTGGCCCTGTTTCTTCAACTGCACAGGAAAAAGTTCCTCTACCAAAGGGGTTAGAGCTGACTGAGAATCTTGAAGATCTGCAAGAGATTTGCAGAGAAGTTCTCGAACCAGTTGCTGAATCAAACTCATCTTCTTTCCACACCTCAGACAAAGTCAGCTTCTCTGTTGCCAAACTCACAATCAGAGATCAAGAAGAAGCCTCATCGTCTTTACCTCCACCGCCTGAATCTGCATCCTTACTAGCAGAACACAGGAAACGCCATGGCCTGTACTATCTCTCCTCTCAGAAAAGCGACAACCACAACGATGGCGATGGCAACGATAACAACACGTCAAACGAATACCCACCAGCGAATGAGATATCCGTGGACTCGTTTAAACCCAAGAAAAAGATATCAAAACCAAGACCTGTAGTGGTGAAACTGGACGAAGGAGATGATCCAAAGACGAAGCCAGACGCTAGTAGTAGTAACGACGAGCCTTTGTCACGTGCGATCCAAACCGCTCTTATGGGGAAAGGCAAGGGGAAGGAAAGTGTAAAAGACAACCACGATATTAATGTTGATACAGAGAACATCGGACAGAGCtcgagaagagagaagaagaagaagaaaaatggtGAGAGAAGTAGTAAGCGTAGTTCACGAAGACGAAGAGACCAAGAAGCGAGTGTAACAAAACCAGTCGAAGTCCCAGATTTGCTCTTATGA
- the LOC108858090 gene encoding glutathione S-transferase T3-like: MGHFPFTSGGYVNLLASQTIENTHVESPPVPKAAERRKWSPKEDIVLISAWLNTSKDPIVSTNQKGGAFWKRIQEYYNGSPQLSGFAPRELNQCKQRWGRLNEQVCRFVGCHEAALKEQASGQNENDVMKAAHDIFLNDYGSKFGLEHAWRELRYDQKWKSNSKDGAKEKRKEAAEVEPEFEEVRPEGVKAAKRKKRGNEAFDQLQTMLGVKDAISKRRLLERLLARKDPLSETEMVLKDKLVVTGLNCKSWLLYWLLYWLLYWLLYCLLYCFLVCMLHGFNVICFNGFSTASRV, from the exons aTGGGTCATTTTCCCTTCACCTCTGGCGGGTATGTCAACCTACTAGCTTCCCAAACCATTGAAAACACCCACGTAGAGTCTCCCCCCGTCCCTAAAGCTGCTGAAAGGAGGAAGTGGTCACCAAAAGAAGACATCGTGCTGATCAGTGCCTGGTTGAACACCAGCAAGGATCCGATTGTCAGCACAAACCAGAAAGGAGGAGCATTTTGGAAGAGAATACAAGAGTATTACAATGGTAGCCCACAACTCTCTGGCTTTGCGCCAAGAGAGTTAAATCAGTGTAAGCAGAGGTGGGGCAGATTGAACGAGCAAGTCTGCAGGTTTGTGGGCTGTCATGAGGCCGCTTTGAAGGAGCAAGCAAGTGGGCAGAACGAGAACGATGTCATGAAGGCTGCTCATGACATCTTCTTAAATGACTACGGCTCCAAGTTCGGCCTTGAACATGCATGGAGGGAACTTCGGTATGATCAGAAGTGGAAATCAAACTCCAAAGATGGTGCAAAGGAGAAAAGGAAGGAAGCTGCGGAGGTGGAACCTGAGTTCGAAGAGGTTAGGCCAGAAGGTGTTAAAGCAGCCAAACGCAAGAAGCGTGGCAATGAAGCTTTTGATCAGTTACAGACCATGCTAGGGGTCAAAGATGCCATCTCGAAACGGAGACTCCTTGAGCGTCTCCTTGCAAGAAAAGATCCACTTTCTGAAACAGAAATGGTTCTCAAAGACAAACTC GTTGTCACGGGTCTCAACTGCAAAAGCTGGCTTCTCTACTGGCTTCTCTACTGGCTTCTCTACTGGCTTCTGTACTGCCTTCTCTACTGCTTCCTTGTTTGCATGCTTCACGGGTTTAATGTAATTTGTTTTAATGGCTTCTCTACTGCTTCACGGGTTTAA
- the LOC108858092 gene encoding uncharacterized protein LOC108858092: MSSPSSYEDDAIDDQIDNTFEDMFDQQFDQMYDAIVHGAANKQKKRAYIEREREQGHNQLWNDYFSEHPTYPPEIFRRRFRMTKPLFLSIVDRLSNEVPYFQQRRNAHGRYGLSALQKCTAAIRMLAYGQAADTYDEYLRLGESTALLCLEKFNEGIIQLFGDEYLRKPTADDLQRLLDIGEVRGFPGMIGSIDCMHWEWKNCPRSWRGQYARGHGKPTIVLEAVASQDLWIWHAFFGLPGTLNDINVLQRSQVFSDILDGRAPKVNFTVNGHNYRMAYYLTDGIYPKWSTFIQSISLPQSRKAELFAEHQESARKDVERAFGVLQSRFAIVKNPALLWDKEKIRKIMRTCVILHNMIVQNERNTYHLSDTSEFETGESSRSSQVEVSQPTTTPSTFVNRLGIRNQIRSENKHERLKADLVENIWQKFGNLDE; encoded by the coding sequence atgtCTTCCCCATCGTCTTACGAAGATGATGCCATAGATGATCAAATAGACAACACTTTTGAAGATATGTTCGACCAACAATTTGATCAAATGTACGACGCAATCGTTCATGGTGCAGCCAACAAGCAGAAGAAACGAGCTTATATCGAAAGAGAGCGGGAACAAGGACACAATCAACTGTGGAACGACTATTTCAGTGAGCATCCTACATACCCACCAGAAATATTTAGGCGGCGTTTTCGAATGACCAAACCATTGTTCCTTTCCATTGTCGATCGCCTAAGTAATGAAGTTCCATACTTTCAGCAAAGACGAAATGCTCACGGGAGGTACGGGCTATCTGCACTTCAAAAATGTACTGCAGCTATACGTATGCTCGCATATGGTCAAGCAGCAGATACATATGACgaatatctccgacttggtgagaGTACTGCACTTTTATGTTTGGAAAAATTCAACGAGGGAATAATACAATTGTTTGGAGATGAGTATCTACGCAAACCTACAGCAGATGATCTTCAAAGATTACTCGATATTGGAGAGGTTCGCGGATTTCCAGGAATGATAGgaagcatcgactgtatgcattgggagtggaaaaacTGCCCAAGGTCTTGGAGAGGACAGTACGCACGAGGTCACGGAAAGCCGACAATTGTCTTAGAGGCTGTGGCATCACAggatctttggatatggcacgctTTTTTCGGTTTACCAGGTACCCTCAACGATATTAATGTTCTCCAACGGTCACAAGTTTTTTCTGACATTTTAGATGGTCGAGCTCCTAAAGTAAATTTCACGGTCAACGGCCACAATTATCGTATGGCGTACTACCTTACCGACGGAATCTATCCGaaatggtcaacatttatcCAATCCATCTCACTACCTCAAAGTCGTAAAGCCGAGCTTTTTGCTGAACATCAAGAATCCGCCAGAAAAGATGTCGAACGTGCTTTCGGAGTTTTGCAATCGAGGTTTGCAATAGTTAAAAACCCGGCTCTACTATGGGACAAGGAAAAAATTAGAAAGATTATGAGAACTTGTGTCATACTGCACAATATGATAGTACAGAACGAACGAAACACATATCATCTGTCTGATACATCTGAGTTCGAAACCGGAGAGTCAAGCAGAAGTTCACAGGTTGAAGTCTCGCAACCTACGACCACCCCTTCCACCTTCGTTAATAGGCTTGGCATTCGTAATCAAATTCGGAGTGAAAACAAACATGAACGTTTGAAAGCcgatttagttgaaaatatatggcaaAAATTTGGTAATCTAGATGAATAA